Proteins encoded in a region of the Triplophysa dalaica isolate WHDGS20190420 chromosome 10, ASM1584641v1, whole genome shotgun sequence genome:
- the plekhb2 gene encoding pleckstrin homology domain-containing family B member 2 isoform X2, which produces MAFVKSGWLHRQSTILRRWKRNWFDLWSDGRLVFYDDQQRRDMEDEIHMKVDCINIRNANACKELTPPDGKSKDSLLQIVCRDGRIISLCADSADDALAWTIALQDARVNMVVSANQMGFAEEVIASAPPPYSELNPTPQVYYPDGYGGYVPHPPPYATQMVYAADGQQYAVSYPYQYQGGYRPGVNNVVVQERRHDDAGDIALGMLAGAATGLALGSLFSVF; this is translated from the exons ATGGCGTTTGTGAAAAGCGGGTGGCTGCATAGACAAA GCACCATCTTGCGTCGCTGGAAGAGGAACTGGTTTGACCTCTGGTCAGATGGACGTCTGGTCTTCTACGATGACCAACAGAGACGGGACATGGAGGATGAGATCCACATGAAGGTGGACTGCATCAACATCCGCAACGCCAATGCGTGTAAAG AGCTCACGCCGCCTGATGGCAAAAGCAAAGATTCCCTCCTGCAGATCGTGTGCCGGGATGGGCGCATCATAAGTCTCTGCGCAGACAGTGCAGACGATGCATT GGCTTGGACCATTGCTCTACAGGATGCTAGAGTCAATATG gttgtgtcagccaatcagatgggTTTTGCTGAGGAAGTCATAGCGTCAGCCCCTCCCCCTTACTCTGAATTAAATCCAACTCCACAG GTTTATTACCCTGATGGATATGGAGGCTATGTGCCTCATCCTCCTCCTTATGCCACACAGATGGTGTACGCCGCAGATGGACAGCAGTACGCTGTCTCCTATCCTTACCAGTATCAAG GAGGTTATAGACCTGGGGTCAACAATGTTGTTGTGCAGGAACGTCGCCATGATGATGCAGGTGACATCGCTCTGGGAATGTTAGCCGGCGCTGCGACAGGATTGGCCCTCGGCTCCCTATTTTCTGTATTCTAA
- the plekhb2 gene encoding pleckstrin homology domain-containing family B member 2 isoform X1, with protein MAFVKSGWLHRQSTILRRWKRNWFDLWSDGRLVFYDDQQRRDMEDEIHMKVDCINIRNANACKELTPPDGKSKDSLLQIVCRDGRIISLCADSADDALAWTIALQDARVNMVVSANQMGFAEEVIASAPPPYSELNPTPQVYYPDGYGGYVPHPPPYATQMVYAADGQQYAVSYPYQYQGTRKLVYLRLVLSCHCLPDPVFDNVAFINYYDLFSGGYRPGVNNVVVQERRHDDAGDIALGMLAGAATGLALGSLFSVF; from the exons ATGGCGTTTGTGAAAAGCGGGTGGCTGCATAGACAAA GCACCATCTTGCGTCGCTGGAAGAGGAACTGGTTTGACCTCTGGTCAGATGGACGTCTGGTCTTCTACGATGACCAACAGAGACGGGACATGGAGGATGAGATCCACATGAAGGTGGACTGCATCAACATCCGCAACGCCAATGCGTGTAAAG AGCTCACGCCGCCTGATGGCAAAAGCAAAGATTCCCTCCTGCAGATCGTGTGCCGGGATGGGCGCATCATAAGTCTCTGCGCAGACAGTGCAGACGATGCATT GGCTTGGACCATTGCTCTACAGGATGCTAGAGTCAATATG gttgtgtcagccaatcagatgggTTTTGCTGAGGAAGTCATAGCGTCAGCCCCTCCCCCTTACTCTGAATTAAATCCAACTCCACAG GTTTATTACCCTGATGGATATGGAGGCTATGTGCCTCATCCTCCTCCTTATGCCACACAGATGGTGTACGCCGCAGATGGACAGCAGTACGCTGTCTCCTATCCTTACCAGTATCAAGGTACTAGGAAGCTTGTTTACCTTCGCCTTGTTTTATCATGCCATTGTTTACCTGATCCGGTTTTTGACAATGTAGCATTTATCAATTATTATGATCTATTTTCAGGAGGTTATAGACCTGGGGTCAACAATGTTGTTGTGCAGGAACGTCGCCATGATGATGCAGGTGACATCGCTCTGGGAATGTTAGCCGGCGCTGCGACAGGATTGGCCCTCGGCTCCCTATTTTCTGTATTCTAA
- the LOC130429604 gene encoding vacuolar protein sorting-associated protein 4B-like — MTNVNLQKAIDLAGRASEEDKAKNYEEALRLYQHAIQYFLHVVKYDAQGEKAKQSIRAKCVDYLERAEQLKQYLKKKESAPPSKPVKVPQSDDKGTESDDGDEEKKKFKNQLQGAIIMEKPNIKWDDVAGLEGAKEALKEAVILPIKFPHLFTGKRTPWRGILLFGPPGTGKSYLAKAVATEANNSTFFSISSSDLVSKWLGESEKLVKNLFSLARENKPSIIFIDEVDSLCGSRSENESEAARRIKTEFLVQMQGVGNDNEGILVLGATNIPWTLDSAIRRRFEKRIYIPLPEQHARTFMVKLHLGSTPNSLTEADFITLGKKTEGYSGADISIVVRDALMQPIRKVQSSTHFKKVRGKAWNNPDVSVDDLLTPCSPNDPNAIPMTWVDVASDKLLEPIVSFEDMSRSLERTKPTVNEEDLEKLTKFTDDFGQEG; from the exons ATGACCAACGTCAatttacag AAAGCCATAGATTTGGCCGGTAGAGCGTCAGAGGAGGACAAAGCCAAAAACTATGAGGAAGCTCTTCGCCTCTATCAACATGCAATCCAGTATTTTCTTCACGTGGTCAAAT ATGATGCTCAGGGAGAAAAGGCCAAGCAGAGCATCAGAGCGAAATGTGTGGATTACCTGGAAAGAGCCGAACAGCTGAAGCAGTacctgaagaagaaagagagcGCGCCACCGTCCAAACCTGTGAAGGTCCCTCAGTCTGATGATAAAGG GACTGAAagtgatgatggtgatgaagagaaaaagaaattcaaaaatCAACTGCAgg GTGCCATTATCATGGAAAAACCCAACATCAAGTGGGATGATGTAGCTGGATTGGAGGGAGCCAAGGAGGCTCTTAAAGAGGCCGTCATTCTGCCAATCAAATTCCCCCATCTCTTCACAG GGAAAAGGACTCCCTGGAGGGGGATTCTACTATTCGGACCTCCCGGAACGGGTAAGTCCTACTTGGCTAAAGCGGTTGCTACGGAGGCCAACAACTCCACGTTCTTCTCCATCTCGTCGTCAGACCTGGTGTCCAAGTGGCTGGGAGAGAGTGAGAA GTTGGTGAAGAATCTATTCAGTCTGGCTCGGGAAAACAAGCCTTCCATCATATTCATCGACGAGGTCGATTCTTTGTGCGGCTCGAGGAGCGAGAACGAGAGCGAAGCGGCTCGCAGGATCAAGACAGAATTCCTGGTTCAGATGCAAG GTGTGGGAAACGACAACGAGGGAATTCTGGTTCTCGGAGCGACCAACATCCCCTGGACACTGGATTCTGCCATCAGAAGAAG GTTCGAAAAGCGCATCTACATCCCTCTTCCGGAGCAACACGCACGCACGTTCATGGTCAAGCTCCACCTCGGCTCCACCCCCAACAGTCTCACGGAAGCCGATTTCATCACGCTGGGGAAGAAAACGGAGGGCTACTCGGGTGCCGACATCAGTATCGTGGTGCGAGACGCCCTCATGCAGCCCATTCGTAAAGTTCAGTCGTCCACCCACTTTAAAAAG GTCAGGGGGAAAGCTTGGAACAACCCTGATGTCTCCGTGGATGACCTCTTGACTCCCTGCTCCCCGAACGATCCCAACGCGATACCCATGACCTGGGTGGACGTGGCCAGTGATAAACTACTGGAGCCAATAGTTAGTTTT GAGGACATGTCTAGGTCTCTAGAGAGAACCAAGCCTACAGTGAACGAGGAAGATCTGGAGAAGCTCACAAAGTTTACAGATGACTTTGGCCAGGAAGGATAA
- the ankrd29 gene encoding ankyrin repeat domain-containing protein 29: MSFKKETPLANAVFWAARNGNLALLQLLLNSGRVDVDCKDGYGTTALMVASYGGHHECVRELIMQGADINQQRETGSTALFFASQQGHNEIVKLLFEFGASTEFRTKDGGTALSAACQSGHTKVVDTLLKNGANVHDQLNDGATALFLASQEGHVTILRQLLSSGAKVNQPREDGTAPLWMAAQMGHDEVVKVLLLRGADRDADGKDGSTALFKAAHKGHFKVIEELLKFSPSLCLLNNGSTALHAAVMGGDPKTVTLLLKANADPAQPNQNNELPEDLTKNDRILRILRQPMLHGGS, encoded by the exons ATGTCTTTCAAG AAGGAGACGCCGCTTGCCAATGCCGTGTTTTGGGCAGCCAGGAACGGAAACTTGGCCTTGCTTCAGCTGTTGTTGAACAGCGGCCGAGTGGATGTCGACTGTAAAGATGGT TACGGGACCACGGCTTTAATGGTGGCATCGTACGGTGGTCACCACGAGTGTGTCCGCGAGCTCATTATGCAAGGTGCAGATATAAACCAACAGAGAGAG ACAGGTTCAACTGCCCTTTTCTTCGCATCACAACAGGGCCATAATGAAATAGTCAAGCTTCTGTTTGAATTTGGAGCTTCGACTGAGTTTCGGACAAAG GATGGTGGTACTGCCCTCTCTGCTGCCTGTCAGAGCGGTCACACCAAAGTGGTCGACACTCTTCTGAAGAACGGCGCTAATGTCCACGACCAGCTAAAC GATGGAGCAACAGCATTATTTTTGGCTTCGCAGGAAGGTCATGTGACCATCTTACGTCAGCTTTTGTCTTCTGGGGCAAAAGTCAATCAACCACGAGAG GACGGTACAGCACCGCTATGGATGGCAGCCCAGATGGGACATGACGAAGTGGTTAAAGTTCTGCTTTTACGTGGTGCAGACCGTGATGCCGATGGGAAG GATGGCTCCACGGCTCTGTTCAAGGCTGCACATAAAGGACACTTTAAAGTAATCGAGGAGCTGCTCAAGTTCTCCCCTTCTCTCTGCCTTCTGAAT AACGGCTCCACAGCTCTTCATGCAGCCGTCATGGGTGGTGATCCAAAAACAGTCACGCTTTTGTTGAAGGCAAATGCAGACCCGGCTCAACCTAACCAG AATAATGAACTACCGGAGGATCTTACAAAGAATGATCGAATTCTTAGGATTCTGCGACAGCCGATGCTGCATGGAGGCAGTTGA